Below is a genomic region from Loxodonta africana isolate mLoxAfr1 chromosome Y, mLoxAfr1.hap2, whole genome shotgun sequence.
CACCTCCGCGGCCTCCACGAAGCGCTGCGGCCCCGGGCGCGCACGAAACAAGCGGACAAGCGGCGGCGGCTCCCCGGCTCCAGGGAGGCCCGAGGCTTCGGGAGCTGAGAGACCAGGAGAGCGCGGGGAGCTGGCGCGGCCCCCTCAGACCCGGGACACGACCTGCGCTCGCCGGACAGCGGAGCAGGCCGACCGGCCACACCAACCTCACACAGGCGCTCGAGGGCCCCGACCGCGGCGGCCGACCCTGGACGCCTACTTCCGCTTCCGGCTTCGGGGACGCTCGCTGCGCAGGGGACGGCTTCCGTGCGGGAACCCAGAACGCTCCAACTCGGGCCGTGGGCTTCAGGGTTCCCCCTGGTATTTGGGATGTGACCACGGTTTTCCTTATTTCCTCTACAGAGAAAACCTGGGTTTTCTTAAATGTGTATATGAGCTGAAATGCGGATTTCAGTAATCATAGATACCCTTAGGGAGCAAAGCACTTGATGTTGGCATTTTGCCCATTTGAAAAAAACTTCCCCACATTCTGTAGAGAATTAACTCCGTATCTCTTCATAAATACGTCCCCGTCTTTAGAACTGGTGAAGTCTCTAGTTTGGCTTCTGGTTCACGGTTTGTCGTCTCCTGCACATCCGGTATCTTTCCCTAAGAGCAGGGCACCCTACGCACACCCAGTCTGACCTAAACAAGTGCTAAGAACTTGGATAAGTGTACAACGCTATGAATTTTTACATCTGGATAAACACTCACATAACGTCCTCTGAGATCATGTATGGGAAATTTTCCACCGCACAAGAAGATTCCCTCTTGCCCTTTTCCCAGCTGATGTTCACCTTAGGAGTCACCAGTGTTCTCACTGTTATTGCCAGAGACAAGATTGCCCATTCTTGGACTTCATATAAACAGACTACTACTATAGGAAGTACCTTGTGCCTGACTTCATCAAGTCAATATAATGTCTGTCAGATTTTATCTATGTCACTGCACATCGCAGtagtttattctgtcactgattttttttcacatgcatataccataatttttcttcattcattttattctgttgtgaatGTTTGTATTCTATAACCCAGCATATGGTCTGTCTTCCTGAATACATAATGAACTGTCTTACAGTGTTGTTGTGTGAACTGTTCAATAAATGTCAATCAGGTCAGGATAGGTGATGGTGCTtatcttagtgctgctgtaacagaaataccacaagtgggtgactttaacacatagaaatttactttttcatagtttttggaggctagaagtctgaattcagggtgccagctggctccaggagaaggttttcCCCGTGAACTCCAAGGCAATTActcgtctctttgagcttctgctcttgggtgatcttcatgtggcttgtcatctctcttcccccatttctgcttctcttttttgcttattcttttatatctcaaaagaaactgaccAAAGGCAGATCTCACATTAATCCTAgcacattaaaataaagaagacaacccatctccaaatgggattataaccacagacatagaaattaggatttataacatatttttCTGGGGGGAGACACAATATAATCCATAATATTCTACCCTTTTGAGCCCCCAAATATATGTTTTTGACACACTCAAAACattccatcacatcatcccaaaagtcttaaaccaactccaagtccaaaatcttatctcctgaatcatttaaatcaaatatggggtgtattccatcctggggcaaaatacCTCTTCACCAGTGAGCCTATGAAATCTAGACTACCAGTTACCTGATTCCAAAGCACGATGGTGGAACAGACCCAAGTTAGACATTTGCATTACATATGGatgaaattggagggaaaggggAATAATGGACACCAAACAAGTCCAAAAACCCAGTAAAGCAAACTGTATTAGCTGTCAAggattgaaaataattctctgctGTCTGTCCTTGAGATAATGTCATACATGTGTTATACAGTTAGATTCAACTATCAGTCTGATTTGCAAATATTCaggaagattttttaaatttgcatATAATATAGTTAACTTTTTGTGATGTGTAACTCTATGGAAGACAAGAACCATCCTTACTCTAATGTAGCTTGTAGTTTTGTGAAAGAGATAGGTCAAAGATGCAGAGGCCTATAGGAGACAGGAAACAGACCTGTTTGTAAAATAACATGGATTGGTGGAATGTGTGACAAACCAAAAAGTGGATGAACTAACAAAAGTTCTtcaagattaattttttaaagaaatactgtGTGGGCCATGAAATGCCTATACACCATTTGGAAACTCCTCCTTCAAGGAGTAACTGCACAACTGATTACGTAAGTGGAAATGAAACAAGGACTATAATGAAAATCCGAGATGTTGGAAGCATAGTAATGGCTCATGAGTATAATTTCTGAGGAAGTTACATTTGATCAGAAACCTGAAGGATAAGTAAAATGTACTTGGACAGCGGGGGTTGGGAAGAGGAGACAATTTAAGATGAACACAACTGTGGACAGAACAGGGTATCTGAAGAGTCATTATGACCGTAGCCCAAAGAGTGAGGGAGGAAGTAGCAAGAGATGAGCTGAACTTTTAGGGACTAGATCGTCAAAGATTGAATAGGCCACACTGAGAATAGTGAATTGCTCCTAATACTAATAGGAATTCTTTAAGGGtgatatggattgaatcatgtcccccaaaaaatgtctgtatcaacttggttaggccatgattccagtactGTTTGATTTTCTTGTAAAGGGTCCCCAAGTGGCACGAACGGTTAAGCACatgactagtaactgaaaggcttgcagtttaaattcacccagaaaggcctggttatctactttcaaaatatcagtccttaaagaaaaaaaaaaaaatcatttattgtcCAACAAGAAGGAATTTTGGTCAGcttttatatatgtattaaatCTGTCAACTATCTAGGAAGAtggataacactaaccctattacagagtgaaagacatgaaaaatCAGAATGTTTCTGCTCTCTGTCCAAGTACAAACAGCCAATATGTATTCGATATGAGAGGCAAATTTAGATTTCTGGGATTATAGAAGTTTTGCATTTAGTATCATTTAGGGTCTCCTACCATCTCACGTAACAATTCctcactgtcttggtcatctactgctgctctaacagaactaccacaagtgggtggctgtaacaaacagaaggttattctctcacagtccagcatGCTAgacgtccgaattcagggcgctggctccaggggaaggctttctctctctgtcggctctggaggaaggtccttgttatcagtcttccatCGGTGtgagagcatctcagcgcaggaatctcaggtccaaaggatgcatgctctgctcctgacactgctttcccggtggtatgaggtccccgtttctctgcctgcttctctctttcgtttacctcaaaagagattggcttaagacacaacctaatcttgtagacctcatcgatataactgctgctaatccatcttattacatcatagtgataggatttacaacatataggaagccacagcagaagataaaatggtagtcAATCATACAAGGGAGTCATGACATAGCccagttgacagacattttggggggacacaattcaacccatgacactcaCTTTGGTTGTACTTAGCACTGAATCTTTTGTGAATTGTTGGCTAATtacctttgctcatttttctcttgGGGTGTTCAGCCTTCAAAGTGTCTTGACACTGTAAAGTTATCACTCCTTTTGTCTTTTGGATAAACTAATTTTTGCCCTTTTAGTAGTTTTCCTGGGTATATAACTATAGTTGGAATGCCATCAGAACTAAGGAACCTCtctcttcatcagtgtttcagaGACTGAGGTTTTATATTTTCCCACATGTATAATACATCGCTTTCTCTTTGTTTACTGAACATATTTTTACGTTTCTTTAAACAGAGAGTAAAAAACGACCGTATCAGAATAAGCCCAGGTTTACATGTCCATGCAAGGCTTCCTGACTGGAACATCTGGACACCATTCCTACATTCTTTAGAATAAAAACAATCTGATGTTGTCAGCTTCTGATGTGTCCAATCCTGACCTAATCTGTGTGGCTGGAGGTGGgaagagcacagtactcacagagCCCCAGGAACCCATGGtgtgctgggtgtgtgtgtgcactatGCTTGGCATGAGCGGGCTTCAGACAAAGGGAACCTGGGctcatatattcaaaaagatgTCTCCTAGAACACAGAAACTCAAAAACTAACCAAATGGAAGGAGAGGACCCAACTCCATTCATGGGACACCGCTGTAGCCAGATTGATAAAGTACAGCTAGTGGGAAAAGTACACCTGCGTCCTGAAGTTTCAATAGCCAGGCCACCTTTTTCTTCAACATTTTCTAATAGCATCTCtttttttggggcggggggggggttcaattttatttaaaatgtttaatagctctttttttaataatttttattgtgctttaagcgaaagtttacaaatcaagtccgtctctcacacaaaaacccatacacaccttgctacacactcccaattactctccccctaatgagacagcccgctctctccctccactctctcttttcgtgtccattttgccagcttctagcccctccaccctctcatctcctctccagacaggagatgccaacatagtcttgtgtttacctgatccaagaagctcactcctcaccagcatccctctccaacccattgtccagttcaatccatgtctgaagagttggctttgggaatggttcccgtcctggtccaacagagggtctgggggccatgaccactggggttcttctagtctcaggccattaagtctggtctttttacgagaatttggggtctgcatcccactgctctcctgctccctcaggggttctctgttgtgttccctgtcaggacagtcataggttgtagccgggcagcatctagttctggtctcaggctgatgtagtctctagttcacgtggccctttctctAACACCATCTCTTATAACTCTCCTTCTTCGACATTCCTCTCACCACATTGGCCTCCTCGATAGCCTTGAAAATTTGAAAGCCCCATCCTCAGGGACTTTGCATTGTCTGTTCCCTCAATGGCACACAGTTCCCCAGATATCTTCGTCTTCTGCATCCTCATCCTTCAGGCCTCTGTTCACGTCGCCTTGTCTGCTCATCTCGCCTAAACATCTAGCAAAAAATAGCAACCCCTATTCACTCCCTTTTCCACTTTTTCTTCCTAGTGCTTGTTGCCATCTGATATGTTCCATGATTATGTTATTTCATTGTATTCCGTCTCTATTACTGGATTGTGGGGACTTCtgttttctatactctatacCCATTGCCTAGACAATGTAAGCCCTGGAGAATATCTGATTATTTTATAAGACTTTCCTATggaaaagggagccctggtggtgtagtggttaagagcttggctgctaaccaaaaggtcagcagttcaaatttcaccagcagctccttggaaaccctatagggcagttctactctgtcttgtagtgtcgctgagttggaatcaacttgatggcaacagtttttataGGGAAAAGGGTTTACATTTATTGTGTGCCCAGGAGGCAGATATAGGTGTGATGGGGGAGATATCTAGATAAGGCAGTCTGCTCAAAGAATATAACATTTAAAGAACAAGAGATCCTATTATGTTGAATTACTTGCTTTTAGAAAATGTTAGCCATCTGACAAGAGTCAACCATGATGGCACGAAGGATCCTACCATGGTCTTTCTAGAATTTTCTTTATCCAAAAAGACATCTTTAACATTTTAATCGGATCCAGGCTGCATTCATGTCCATCTCATGGTCCGTGTTTCTGAAACTATTCAGGAATTGTGGTGTAGATGAGGGCTCCCCatataagaaagaaaacaaacaaaagaagataCTTTCTAGTTCTGAGAAACACATCTAGCGGTTGCCTGCAGGACCGCTCTTTGATTCCACGTACCAGTCATCGGAAAATTCCATCTCATCATCATGTTTTTTTCACCCATCCCACATTCATTAAAAGACTTTGTGCTCTGTCACAGGCCCTGGTCTCCGTGCTGGTGATACAAACCCAATGTGTCATTAGTTCACCCATCCATTCATTGCTTCAAGCGTTCGAGGACCTTCAGAGTGACAGGCACAGAGAGAAGCACAGGCAAGCAAGCATAAGCTCTATCCCAAGatagtgtcatggactgaattatgtccccccaaaaatgtgtgtatcaatttggccaggccatgattcccagtatcgtgtggttgtcctccattatgtaattgtgattttatgttaaagaagattagggtgggattgtaacatccttacccaggtcacatccctgatccaatgtaagggaagtttccctggggtgtggcctgcacattttatttttcaacagataaaaaggaaagggaagcaagcatacAAGGGGGACCTTATAtgaccaagaaaacagtgccaggagcagagctcgtctTTTGGACCTTAGGTTCCTGTTCTGAGATGCCTCCtgtccaagggaagactgatggatcacaaggactttcctccagagccgaatgaaagagaaagcctttccctggagctggcaccctaaattcggacttctgctggactgtgagaaaataaatttctctgtgttgaagccatcgacttgtggcatttctcttaTAGTAGCAGTAGATAACCAAGGCAGTGAGTGAGAATGAGCATAATCAGTGctaaaaacccaatgccatccagCCTACTCTGACTACTATggaccccacaggatttccaaggttgtaaatctttacagaagcagactaccacctctttctcctgggactggtgagtctgaactgccaacattttggttaccagctgagaactttaaccactgcagccaaaccaaaaccaaacccattgctgtcgagtaaattccaacttgtaacgactctatagaacagggtagagctgccccatagcacttccaaggagcagctggtcgattcaaactgccgaccttttggttagcagccgagcttttaaccactgcattaccaggacTCCACTACTGCCAACACAAGGGCTCCAATCAACGCTACACTAGGGGCCAAAGAAGAGGATCAGAATAGTACTGAGAAAGGGCAATTCGGGACGGTACAGAAGGATTCCTAGAGGTGGTGGCCTTACAGAAGAGTCTTGACGTAAAACTACAGAAACAGAGAGGGAAATGCAGTTTAGACAGGTGAGGTGGAAATACAGATGTTAAGCAGGATAGGGATCTAATTACAAGCGAATTTAAAAACCAACCTTCTGCTGGCAGTAGTGAAGTGGCTAAAGGATCCAAGTATGAGAAGACAAACTTCTTGGAGCCTACTGTAATGATTACAGGATATTTGAGGCTAAAGCCTGAGAAGGAGATCTCTGCTGGAGATGTGGACATGTGAGAGTTGATTGGGTTGGTGCTTGATGCCAAGAACGTGTGGCTTTAGCACCTTTTCAAAGAAGCTAAAACATGAATATGAAAGATGATCATAAAAGACAGTTACACAAGGTTCAATTACCCTGGTGAGATTTGATACTAAGGACAAACAGTCAGGAGACAGGAGGTACTGAACATGCTGGAGACAGTAAATGACTGAAGGTATGATGGATCAGAAAAGAAGGGAGGGGACCTGGAGCTAATGGAGAGGGCCAAGGTTTTCACTGAGATGCAGAGTATGGAGGTGTGGATGGGTCTGGAGCTGGAACTTTTGTAGGGAGAGGCTAGAAATTGAGGAAGTCCTTGCCTGACTGCCTCTAAACGTATTATCTATTCACTCATTCACTAAAAGTACTCCTTCAGTCCTTACTATAACTCTGGCTCAATCCATTTTTCAAACTTCACTAAAATTCCACCAATCATGCAATAcagtacttgaaataccagtttTAGGATCAGGTGGAACTTAATGGCTTCAACTAATTACTATCTATGCCAAGAGGACTAAGAAATTCCCTTTTATATGCCAACTGTGTCCTGTGGAAACCTCATATTCCTGTCCTTGTTTAGTTTTGACACCAGCCACCCACAAAGGATTCTCCCCGACTCTAGCCACCTGGATTTAGGCCAGACCTCACAAGTTAAAACAAGACGACACCAGATTCAAGTCTCAAAGTTTGAACGACTCCCAGCTTCTGATCTACTGGCTAAAAGTCTGAGGGTTCACTCTAACTCCTTTAGAACACCAGCCTGAAGATCAGGGTCCCCCCACCTCCTTAATTCTAAACCTCCTTTTGGCTCAATAATTCACTGGAGCGACTCACTGAAGCCACAAAAAGACCATTCTTACAATAATGGCTTACATATAACAAAAACGGACACAAATAAAGAGATGCTTGAGGCAAGGTCTGGGAAGGTCCCGGTGCAGAGCTGCCATGTCCCTAGGTCGTGCTACCCTCCACATGGATGGATGTTTCTCACCAACCTCAAAGGTTCCTTAAGCCTCTGACTTCTGTGCTTTTACTGGCCAGTCCCACATGAAAGCTAAATTACGCCTCCAAAGATTAGCATCAGGTCACCAGGTGGTACTCTGATCCTACCTGCCCTCACTCATGAGCCTCAGCTGCAAAATCTCTCAGTAACATTGATCAAAGCCAACTGCTTTCTGCCAGGTGGTTCATCACCTCACAGACAGCTGCTCTGAAACTGCTTTATGTATATtctcagatttagcaaataacgTATTGTGGATAATGACAGCCAGGAGTATTACTACTCAGGAAAACAGCGGTATATCAAGCAAGGGAAAAGACTAAAATGAGCCCTGGGGTGTTGGAATGGAATCAGAGACGTGGCTATGACCTTGCCGTTATTAAATATATACAGATCCATATAGGAAACAGTATAAATACATATCTTTGTGTATGCATACTCACACGTCTACTTCCTAGCTCTTTCCACTTTGAGGGACCAACAGCTGTAAGCACACCGAATGCCCCCacaatgcacatcaaaacatgattcttattattgtattattatgGTAAGGATGTTTTCCAGTACCTTGAAGTGTTTCCTTAATACTTTTATACATAGAAAGGTATACAATATACTACCTATAAACATTTGGCAaactgatgttagatatgaaCCACATTTAATTGTTGTGTCTTACTTATCTACTGCTCCTATAATAGAAacaccacgagtggatggctttaacacacagaaatttatactctcacagtttagaaggacAGAAGCccaagttcagggtgccagctccaggaaaaaTTCTCCCTCTCTGCTGACTCAGGGGTAAGGTCCCTGTCTCTCTTTAGCATCTCTGGACCCAGTGTTCCTTGAAGCTGTCCACATGTCTTGGCACAACAGCTTACAAGTCAAGATCAGAAATAGCTCAGGATAGTTCTTCAGTCAAGACAGCTTCTCagtcatgcccacaggcaggcctctctctctctctctaaacccTTGGCCACTAGGTCTGTCTTGGCCTCTCCATgcctcaggcaagtgttacaaagcccttTAGCTGCACTGGTAAGTGCCCAAGGACACTCCACTCTTGCAGacagcctcagcccaaaggcatTAAGCTTTCTCGTTCCTTGGGTTGGCATACCCACTGCACCTTCTCTTGCCCATCTCCTGCTGCTACTTCTCTGCAGCCACTATTCGCCATCTTGTACTCCTGTGACGTTAcaactctctgtctcctgggtctaggaggttctcagctcagAGATGTTGGATCCAAAGGAAGTGctgtgctcccagctcttctttcttggtggtggtgacatccccatctctgcttgcttctctatgctttaatctcttgtaaggtaaGATGTCTGACTGAAGTAAGGGCATGACTTGAATAACGCTCGTAACGGTGGTGAATGAAGTTGAGAGTGATTATTTGAGTCAAACCCTCTAGTAAGAAGGTGACTCCAGATACATCCCACCcatatcctgcctcattatcataagGGAAAATTCAcacccaaatgggaccataaccacaagcacagaagttaggatttacaacacatcgcaaaaaggaggataattacatcagatcacaaaaatagaggacaaccacacaatacctggaatcatggTATATTGAActtaacacattttgggggaacgtGATTCAATCCCTAACGGTGACTCAGGTACAAATTTGACATAAAGACAGGCTTAGGAATGAAACCCGTTTGTAATCCTGGGACTCTCTGTACTGTTATAaacaatttaataaaataaaggagagagaggggaaaggTATTAATTCCAAAATCCCAATTAATAAATATAGAAGAAATGATTGGAACAGAAAATACCATTTGACAAACACCAAAATAATAATTACAGGTAATAATTATCAATGGATACTAAAATTAGTAAAGTATGACGAAAAACAATATTTGCACGGTCTCAAAGTATCACCCCATAAGAAACTTAATTATAAAGCATAAAACACAACTTTATGATAGGAGAGAAACCAAGGAAATACTGAAACATGAAAACACTCTTAAACCAAATATGAAATGAGTGTATTTAATTGTATGCAAAATAATATCCAAACATTAAAAGACATAATACCACATTCACTCCAGTCTATTCCCTGCAGCTTTATTTGGGATAGCCAAAGGCTCTATTTAAGAAAGGTTAGGATCTGATGAGACTATCCTCCAGCTACAATGAAACTGTCATCTCTCTCAAAGGCACAAAGCAGCACTGACATCTCTTCTGAGTTAGTATTGCTTCCTTACTCACTGAGAAATTTTGTTCTTTAATCACAGACTTTCAGAAATTTGCTGTTTGTAATTACACCAGAAAGGATGAAACATCCCACTTTTGAAAAGCAGCAGTCTCTCCAGTGTTGAGTTCCTACATGCAAAGTGAGTTGTGAAGTATAACTAATGGCTTTCCTACACTCCTTACATTCAAGAGTCCTCCCCAATTTGAGTTCTTCTATGTgtagtgaggaaaccctggtggtggagtggttaagtcatatggctgctaaccaaaaggtcggcagttcgaatccaccaggcactccttggaaactctatggagcagttctactctgtcctatagggttgctatgagtcggatcgaCTTGACGAGAGTGGGCGGGTTTATGTGTAGCGAGCTGTAAGGACTGCTGAAAGACGTTTGACCTTCCTTACATTATGTTTTTTGtccactgtgagctcttttacacattattaaaaaaaagaaacccaaacccgttgccgtcaagtcgattccaactcatagtgaccctataggacacggcagaactggcccatagtttctaaggagtgcctggtgggtctgaacttatgaccttttgcttagcagccatagcctttaactgctatgccaccagggtttcctttacacGTTATTAGGGCTGAATAATAACTAAAGGCtatcccacattgcttacattcatagtacctctctccactgtgagcttgTAAGTGTTCAGAGACAGAATGCGAGCAAGTAAAGGTTTTACCACATTCCTTGCGTTCATAAGGTCTCTCTTCACTTTGAGTTTTTATGTAGCATGAGGTTTGAGGAACACCTAAAGGCTTCCCACATTCGGAACATTCGTAAGGCTTtgctccactgtgagttcttatacaTCTACTGAGGGGTGAGGCCTgattaaaggctttcccacattccttacattcatccGGCCTCTCTCCACTGTTCTTACATGTCTCCCGAGGGCCGAGGAACCACTAAACGCTTTCCCGCATTCCTTACATTCAAAACTCCTCTCTCCCCTGTGAATTTTTATGTGCGTTGTGAGCTGCGAGTATTGGCGAAAGGCTTTCccgcattccttacattcataaggtttctctcccttgtgaatttttatatgtgaagtgaggtgtGAGGATtgagtaaaggctttcccacattccttacattcataaggcctctctccagtgtgaaCTTTCATGTGGATAGTGAGGTTTGAAGACTGACtacaggctttcccacattccttgcatttataaggcctctctccactgtgagttcttgtaTGTCTACTGAGGGATGAGGCCCgattaaaggctttcccacaatcCTTACATTTAAAAGGTCTCTCTCCACTATGAATTCTTACATGCTGCGTAAGGGTTGAGGCCGCcccaaaggctttcccacattccttacattcatagggcCTTTCTCCACTGTGAGTCTTTATATGTCTTGTGATGCTTGACGAATAACTAAAGACCTTCTGACATTCgatacattcataaggtttctctccactgtgagttctgtTACGTACAGTGAGGGCTGAGTTATAAATAaagactttcccacattccttacatacGTAAGACCTCTCTCCACTGTAAGTTCTTAAATGGTTAGCGAGGCCTATGGAATGACTAATGGCTTTACCACACTGCATACATTCATAAGGCccctctccactgtgagttctttcatGTTTAGTGAGGGCCGAGGAACCACTAAAGGCactcccacattccttacattcataaagATTATCTACATTAAAAAGTTTTTTATGTAAAATGAGAAATGAAGGACTAGTATAGCTTTTacaacattctttacattcatgaTTATGACCTCTCACACCTGCCCCAAAAGATGAGAAATGATAGAAACCTTCCCCACATTCGTTACATTCATAGTGTTTCTCCCCAGTGAATGTTGccacaggattcttaagggtTGAGAAATAAATGAAGTCCTTTCCACATACTTTGCACGTATAGGGTTTCTTTCCATTAAGAGTTCTAATAGAAGTCAGGTCAGAGGGACAATAGCAGGCATCTTCATGGTCCCTACAATGACATGTACTGCATCCAGTGTGAGATCTGATGTAATGCTCGTGTGATGGGTGATCCATGAAGGCTTTTCCACACTCACAGCATCCAAAAGGGTTTaattctggaggatttctttttacaACAGTAAGATTTGGAATCCCGCAGAAGGTTTTCCCACACTGTTTCCATTCATCAATTTTACAGAGATTCCCCACTGTATGACTTCTGTTAAAAGTAAACAACATGCTCTTGGAGATAAATGTTTCCATTTCACCATTACCGAACACATGCGTGGCTTTTGCCCTGACTTGTCTCATGTTTCATAGGTTAACGTCTAGCAGAGATACTACTGTTACTGACATTGTTTTTCTATAATATGAGGATTTTAGATAACTCTTGACATCTGACTCATATTTATGAAAGTGTACTGTAAGAACTCTGAATTCCTAATTCTACAACTAAATTTGTATATgtaaacaaatatatgtatacaccGTACAGATACATTTTAGTATATATCAAGGCTTCGAACAAGCTCCTAACAGTTCAGCAATTGCC
It encodes:
- the LOC135229045 gene encoding zinc finger protein 345-like, whose protein sequence is MDSVVIEDVAVVFSHEEWALLDLAKRKLYRDVMMETLKNLALVALRNLNDGEKLSSENIIVWFVKGNIWSCMLGEISESHGYKDLPKNKGSHWRSHTVGNLCKIDEWKQCGKTFCGIPNLTVVKRNPPELNPFGCCECGKAFMDHPSHEHYIRSHTGCSTCHCRDHEDACYCPSDLTSIRTLNGKKPYTCKVCGKDFIYFSTLKNPVATFTGEKHYECNECGEGFYHFSSFGAGVRGHNHECKECCKSYTSPSFLILHKKLFNVDNLYECKECGSAFSGSSALTKHERTHSGEGPYECMQCGKAISHSIGLANHLRTYSGERSYVCKECGKVFIYNSALTVRNRTHSGEKPYECIECQKVFSYSSSITRHIKTHSGERPYECKECGKAFGAASTLTQHVRIHSGERPFKCKDCGKAFNRASSLSRHTRTHSGERPYKCKECGKACSQSSNLTIHMKVHTGERPYECKECGKAFTQSSHLTSHIKIHKGEKPYECKECGKAFRQYSQLTTHIKIHRGERSFECKECGKAFSGSSALGRHVRTVERGRMNVRNVGKPLIRPHPSVDV